From a region of the Oryza sativa Japonica Group chromosome 6, ASM3414082v1 genome:
- the LOC4342038 gene encoding uncharacterized protein isoform X2, with amino-acid sequence MASSSSAASGKSRPECINSSNPFHECSDYCLRKIAEAKERIEDEQRPPVDRTVHPDCINASNPYHVCSEYCFKRIADAKSGLERAEQEPPSADAGKSDAAQAEGGGGDDDAEQEDAGSDDGYPQMTEKQKKLFELRLKMNEARKANQQAMVAEKKRMEPRAESRGVSKQKWLEDRKKKIGKLLDSNGLDMTKSYMLDTQESAEAKYKKWEKEPAPYGWDVFNQKTLYDAYKKRTKNIEVDMEAYNKAKEADPEFYRDASSLQYGKVSKVPEENIDRMVNELKERDEKRKAFSRRRKFHEDKDIDSINDRNEHFNKKVERAFGKYTLEIKNNLERGTALPD; translated from the exons atggcgtcgtcgtcgtcggcggcgtcggggaagTCGCGGCCGGAGTGCATCAACTCGTCGAACCCGTTCCACGAGTGCTCCGACTACTGCCTCCGCAAGATCGCCGAGGCCAAGGAGCGCATCGAGGACGAGCAGCGGCCGCCGGTGGACCGCACCGTCCACCCCGACTGCATCAACGCCTCCAACCCCTACCACGTCTGCTCCGAGTACTGCTTCAAGAGGATCGCCGACGCCAAATCAG GGTTGGAGCGTGCGGAGCAAGAACCGCCTTCTGCAGACGCTGGCAAATCCGACGCTGCCCAAGctgagggtggtggtggtgatgatgatgcggagcaggaggacgccggcTCAGACGACGGTTACCCGCAGATGACAGAGAAGCAGAAGAAGCTATTTGAGTTGCGGCTGAAGATG AATGAAGCTAGGAAGGCAAATCAGCAAGCGATGGTGGcagagaagaagaggatggaGCCTCGCGCTGAGAGTAGAGGTGTTTCTAAACAAAAGTGGCTGGAAGACAGAAAAAAGAAGATCGGAAAGCTTCTTGACTCAAATGGCCTGGACATGACAAAGTCTTACATGCTCGATACACAGGAGTCGGCCGAAGCAAAATACAAGAAGTGGGAAAAGGAACCTGCACCATATGGTTGGGATG TTTTCAACCAGAAGACCTTATATGATGCATACAAAAAGAGGACCAAGAACATTGAGGTTGACATGGAGGCATACAACAAAGCAAAGGAAGCCGATCCTGAATTTTATCGGGACGCTTCAAGTCTCCAATATGGGAAG GTGTCTAAGGTCCCGGAAGAAAACATAGACAGGATGGTTAATGAGCTTAAGGAACGGGATGAGAAACGGAAAGCATTCAGCAGGAGGCGCAAGTTCCATGAAGACAAGGACATTGACTCGATCAATGACCGGAACGAACACTTCAACAAGAAGGTTGAGAGGGCATTTGGCAAGTATACTCTTGAGATCAAGAACAATCTTGAAAGGGGGACTGCCTTGCCAGATTAG
- the LOC4342038 gene encoding uncharacterized protein isoform X1: MASSSSAASGKSRPECINSSNPFHECSDYCLRKIAEAKERIEDEQRPPVDRTVHPDCINASNPYHVCSEYCFKRIADAKSGASPASSSRFWLERAEQEPPSADAGKSDAAQAEGGGGDDDAEQEDAGSDDGYPQMTEKQKKLFELRLKMNEARKANQQAMVAEKKRMEPRAESRGVSKQKWLEDRKKKIGKLLDSNGLDMTKSYMLDTQESAEAKYKKWEKEPAPYGWDVFNQKTLYDAYKKRTKNIEVDMEAYNKAKEADPEFYRDASSLQYGKVSKVPEENIDRMVNELKERDEKRKAFSRRRKFHEDKDIDSINDRNEHFNKKVERAFGKYTLEIKNNLERGTALPD, encoded by the exons atggcgtcgtcgtcgtcggcggcgtcggggaagTCGCGGCCGGAGTGCATCAACTCGTCGAACCCGTTCCACGAGTGCTCCGACTACTGCCTCCGCAAGATCGCCGAGGCCAAGGAGCGCATCGAGGACGAGCAGCGGCCGCCGGTGGACCGCACCGTCCACCCCGACTGCATCAACGCCTCCAACCCCTACCACGTCTGCTCCGAGTACTGCTTCAAGAGGATCGCCGACGCCAAATCAGGTGCtagccccgcctcctcctctcgcttCT GGTTGGAGCGTGCGGAGCAAGAACCGCCTTCTGCAGACGCTGGCAAATCCGACGCTGCCCAAGctgagggtggtggtggtgatgatgatgcggagcaggaggacgccggcTCAGACGACGGTTACCCGCAGATGACAGAGAAGCAGAAGAAGCTATTTGAGTTGCGGCTGAAGATG AATGAAGCTAGGAAGGCAAATCAGCAAGCGATGGTGGcagagaagaagaggatggaGCCTCGCGCTGAGAGTAGAGGTGTTTCTAAACAAAAGTGGCTGGAAGACAGAAAAAAGAAGATCGGAAAGCTTCTTGACTCAAATGGCCTGGACATGACAAAGTCTTACATGCTCGATACACAGGAGTCGGCCGAAGCAAAATACAAGAAGTGGGAAAAGGAACCTGCACCATATGGTTGGGATG TTTTCAACCAGAAGACCTTATATGATGCATACAAAAAGAGGACCAAGAACATTGAGGTTGACATGGAGGCATACAACAAAGCAAAGGAAGCCGATCCTGAATTTTATCGGGACGCTTCAAGTCTCCAATATGGGAAG GTGTCTAAGGTCCCGGAAGAAAACATAGACAGGATGGTTAATGAGCTTAAGGAACGGGATGAGAAACGGAAAGCATTCAGCAGGAGGCGCAAGTTCCATGAAGACAAGGACATTGACTCGATCAATGACCGGAACGAACACTTCAACAAGAAGGTTGAGAGGGCATTTGGCAAGTATACTCTTGAGATCAAGAACAATCTTGAAAGGGGGACTGCCTTGCCAGATTAG
- the LOC4342039 gene encoding F-box/kelch-repeat protein SKIP25, with protein MMAAAKRPYCKPPPPTTTTTAITSSSGQNHKRLRPSLPAAAAMDGGMEEEAVAPPPPTTMTTTTPPQPLLPGLPDHLAQLCLSPLPPRLLHAVCRPWRRLMYAPSFPPFLSLYALLDDADADAGVSFAAYDPLAGRWDALPSPPMPSPPPMLWHPSFLARRLPLQSVAAAGRLVLVSGSTQSLHPALSRPLVFDPAAPTPRWQLGPRIPLSPRRWCAAGAARGRVFVAGGVGAGYDPAVARSGATWDPAASPPPAAAWEPIPPLRDGRFSRDAAEAVCSGGKVCMVNLRTPGAKEGAVFDLRAGRWEDMPPGMLAGWKGPAAASPPDDGETIYVVDEERGALTAYDWGADRWRTVAESDRLKGAAEMTVAGGKACVVAPGGGKVLIVDVTPPPPPPPAARRESWAAPPPPPRMWEVAAPGGKRVVSLHVLPRMTRPE; from the coding sequence ATGATGGCCGCGGCTAAGCGCCCCTActgcaagccgccgccgccgacgacgaccacgacggcgatcacttcctcctccggccagaatCACAAGCGGCTCCGCCCTTCGCTaccagctgctgctgccatgGACGGCGGCATggaagaggaggcggtggcgccgccgccgccgacgacgatgacgaccaccacgccgccgcagccgctgctCCCCGGGTTGCCGGACCACCTGGCGCAGCTCTGCCtctcgccgctcccgccgcgaCTCCTGCACGCCGTTTGCCGGCCGTGGAGACGGCTCATGTACGCGCCGTCGTTCCCGCCGTTTTTGTCTCTGTACGCGCTCCTCGACGACGCGGATGCCGACGCCGGCGTCTCGTTTGCCGCCTACGACCCCTTGGCTGGACGCTGGGACGCGCTTCCCTCGCCGCcaatgccgtcgccgccgcccatgcTCTGGCACCCCTCCTTCCtcgctcgccgcctcccgctgcagtccgtcgccgccgccggccgcctcgtcctcgTCTCGGGCTCCACGCAGTCCCTGCACCCTGCGCTCTCCCGCCCGCTCGTGTTCGACccggccgcgcccacgccgcggtGGCAGCTCGGCCCGCGGATCCCGCTATCCCCGCGCCGCTGgtgcgcggccggcgcggcgcgcggccgcgTGTTCGTCGCCGggggcgtcggcgccggctaCGACCCGGCCGTCGCCCGCTCCGGCGCGACGTGGGACCCCGCGGCCtcgccgccccccgccgccgcgtgggAGCCGATCCCGCCGCTGCGCGACGGGCGGTTCAGCCGCGACGCCGCGGAGGCCGTCTGCTCCGGCGGGAAGGTCTGCATGGTCAACCTCCGCACCCCCGGCGCCAAGGAGGGCGCCGTGTTcgacctccgcgccggccgctggGAGGACATGCCGCCCGGCATGCTCGCCGGCTGGAAGggccccgcggcggcgtcgcccccGGACGACGGCGAGACCATCTACGTCGTTGACGAGGAGCGCGGCGCGCTCACCGCCTACGACTGGGGCGCCGACCGCTGGAGGACGGTAGCCGAGTCCGACCGCCTCAAGGGGGCGGCGGAGATGACCGTCGCCGGCGGGAAGGCCTGCGTGGTGGCCCCCGGCGGTGGGAAGGTGTTGATCGTGGACgtcacgccaccgccgccgccgccaccagcagcgaggagggaatcgtgggcggcgccgccgccgccgccgcgcatgtgggaggtggcggcgccgggcggGAAGCGGGTGGTGTCGCTGCACGTGCTGCCCAGGATGACACGCCCCGAGTAG
- the LOC4342040 gene encoding 21 kDa protein, with amino-acid sequence MSRSSLAMALLLAAFAAAATANSGAAPAASDFIRKSCRATQYPAVCVQSLASYGGAGAPPPRSPRELARAALSVSVDKARSASTYVGHICGPGGGRGGAGGAGPVRDCLENMADSVGHLRDAAQELGGNMGRAGSPGFKWHLSNVQTWCSAALTDENTCLDGLSRGVDAATRSAIRGKIVEVAQVTSNALALVNRVAPAN; translated from the coding sequence ATGTCTCGCTCCAGCCTCGCCAtggcgctcctcctcgccgccttcgccgccgcggcgacggcgaacagcggCGCAGCGCCGGCGGCTAGCGACTTCATCCGCAAGTCGTGCCGCGCGACGCAGTACCCGGCGGTGTGCGTGCAGAGCCTGGCGTCGTACGGCGGGgccggggcgccgccgccgcggagcccGCGCGAGCTGGCGCGCGCCGCGCTGTCGGTGAGCGTGGACAAGGCGCGGTCGGCGTCGACGTACGTGGGGCACATATGCGGccctggcggcggccgcggcggcgccggcggcgcgggcccCGTGCGCGACTGCCTGGAGAACATGGCGGACAGCGTGGGGCACCTCCGCGACGCGGCGCAGGAGCTCGGCGGCAACATGGGGCGCGCCGGCTCGCCGGGGTTCAAGTGGCACCTGAGCAACGTCCAGACCTGGTGCAGCGCCGCCCTCACCGACGAGAACACCTGCCTCGACGGCCTCTCCCGCGGCGTCGACGCCGCCACCCGCTCCGCCATCCGCGGTAAGATCGTCGAGGTCGCCCAGGTCACCAGCAACGCCCTCGCCCTCGTCAACCGCGTCGCCCCCGCCAATTAA